A section of the Pedobacter sp. HDW13 genome encodes:
- a CDS encoding SusD/RagB family nutrient-binding outer membrane lipoprotein: protein MKSKFLKYSLLLPALALLSNGCSKFDDINTNPNTTTQVNSAMLATGMILNITRGDISSTKSFMQPFLLGKYLTWGEGQENFQYNKISRTDFSRITLLRNITPMENYATSDGLKKSYQALGHFVRAWQFFMTTMQVGDIPYTDAVKGESEAILQPKYDSQKTVFLGILNELDQANALFASGATFEGDPIFAGSTDKWRRLTNSFELHVLINLYKKTGDADLKVIERFKDIVANRPLMRDFNDNFALAYNATAGQNYPWSDVPAGSGNSFVKSNYTMLTNVLLEPLKGTNDKRLFYYAKPSPVKITAGVSQSDMAAYPSVEPSDSFSSLQTRRVNKDYADINARYVNLVNAEPVGVFNYWDLQFILAEASIRGWITGTPAQTYYANGITNSMKFIAQYTPDLADYNHNMKMDAAYIDAFPATVALTGTTEQQIAQVITQKYLASFLQGNKYQGWFENRRTGYPVFKLNSTTNLNSPSTNFPLRWLYPSNELSYNSANLSAAIASQYGGNDDVNQAMWLLK from the coding sequence CAATACAACAACACAGGTAAATTCAGCCATGCTGGCTACGGGTATGATTTTAAATATTACCAGAGGAGATATCAGCAGCACCAAATCTTTTATGCAGCCATTCTTACTGGGCAAATATCTAACCTGGGGCGAAGGACAAGAGAATTTTCAATACAACAAAATTAGCCGCACTGATTTTAGTAGGATAACCCTCTTGCGCAATATTACCCCTATGGAAAATTACGCCACCAGCGATGGGCTAAAAAAATCCTACCAGGCATTGGGCCATTTTGTAAGAGCATGGCAATTTTTTATGACCACCATGCAGGTTGGTGATATTCCCTATACCGATGCTGTTAAAGGCGAATCGGAGGCGATATTACAACCTAAATATGATAGCCAAAAAACGGTTTTCCTTGGTATTTTGAACGAGCTGGATCAGGCCAATGCCTTATTTGCATCAGGAGCTACCTTTGAAGGCGATCCTATTTTTGCTGGCAGTACCGATAAATGGAGAAGGTTAACCAATAGTTTCGAGTTGCATGTATTAATCAATCTCTATAAAAAAACAGGTGATGCCGATTTGAAAGTGATTGAACGCTTTAAGGATATCGTAGCCAACCGCCCTTTAATGCGCGATTTCAATGATAACTTTGCATTGGCTTACAATGCAACTGCTGGTCAGAATTATCCATGGAGCGATGTTCCCGCTGGATCGGGTAACTCATTCGTTAAGTCGAATTATACCATGTTAACCAATGTACTATTAGAACCACTAAAGGGAACTAACGATAAGCGTCTTTTCTATTATGCCAAGCCATCTCCGGTTAAAATTACTGCCGGTGTTTCGCAAAGCGATATGGCAGCATATCCCAGTGTAGAGCCTTCCGATTCATTTTCGAGTTTACAAACCAGAAGGGTGAATAAAGACTATGCCGATATCAATGCCCGTTACGTAAACCTGGTAAACGCAGAGCCTGTAGGCGTTTTTAACTATTGGGATTTACAATTTATTCTGGCCGAAGCTAGCATACGCGGCTGGATAACCGGTACACCTGCGCAAACTTATTATGCCAACGGTATTACCAACTCAATGAAGTTTATAGCCCAATACACCCCTGATTTGGCCGATTATAACCATAACATGAAAATGGATGCGGCTTATATCGATGCTTTTCCGGCTACTGTGGCTTTAACGGGAACTACCGAGCAGCAAATAGCACAGGTAATTACACAAAAGTATCTAGCCAGCTTTTTGCAGGGGAACAAATATCAGGGTTGGTTCGAAAACAGAAGAACGGGTTATCCGGTATTTAAACTTAATTCTACTACAAACTTAAATTCGCCATCTACTAATTTTCCTTTAAGATGGTTGTATCCTTCAAACGAACTGAGTTACAATTCGGCTAACCTTTCGGCCGCCATTGCCAGCCAGTACGGAGGTAACGATGATGTAAACCAGGCTATGTGGCTGTTAAAATAA